One genomic segment of Helianthus annuus cultivar XRQ/B chromosome 14, HanXRQr2.0-SUNRISE, whole genome shotgun sequence includes these proteins:
- the LOC110906826 gene encoding uncharacterized protein LOC110906826 codes for MAVRFVVYTGGKWEFVDGRREYVMQADSLIRGFETNFAKISYDTFFKNVCDFCGFRNITRLSYKMSDYSEPIDIIDDSDLLFFFKLWENNPTELFKLYVVQEVGVGSSSCAPTFEYKCPDLNDCVFSKDDFKANDKLEFIDNKDKCRFYEGYTFRNKQEMKIELGKMCLSESFSYKVDRSSKTRYEVSCVVENCEWSFKSASRQSCDVFYVKSFNNKHTCSKTQTHPHMRQANPMVVGSMLKEQFQNSGRIYRCPEIVKDLRIKEGVNITYMQAWRGKNNALQLLHGNSASSFAELPIYCYNLEKANPGTVTHILTDSEDRFEMVFVALGAAIRAFVRTLRPVIIIDAAHLKGEFKGTLFLAVGMDGNNQILPVGYGIGKSEDGNSWTWFLSKLKDCIGDHPELAIISDRAPSIQLAVRAVFPQAFHGLCCRHLMVNLKLPKKKRENESLWWQTCKSYRLSDFEESFNALCAAVPRLRNTLTTIGFEKWSRAHCPVKRYHYMTSNSAESMNALSKHSRKLPVTQLIEFFRQSVQKWFYDRRNQGIHGEHLLTEWAVNKIQHKIENSRTWTVTGVRVNSFEVEDGKKRGFVDLANGTCTCRVWQLSGLPCGHVIAVSRFLGESDCGHYSMSCYSNEVYKATYAEEINPLPHKSEWEKPDGLLNLQPPNITKRQSGRPKENKRILSRGEEPTPIFCGRYRSHGHHRESCRHPTYSQSTSRGISTAHVRSVEVEPEDFRDYVSQHTIPTYNLGED; via the exons ATGGCGGTTAGATTTGTGGTTTACACCGGTGGCAAGTGGGAATTCGTTGACGGTAGGCGTGAGTACGTAATGCAAGCTGATTCTCTTATACGTGGGTTTGAAACTAATTTTGCCAAAATTTCGTATGATACCTTTTTTAAAAATGTGTGCGACTTTTGTGGTTTTCGAAATATCACACGGTTATCCTACAAGATGTCTGATTATTCTGAACCTATAGATATTATAGATGATTCAgatcttttattttttttcaaactgTGGGAAAATAATCCTACAGAACTTTTTAAACTATACGTGGTGCAAGAAGTTGGTGTGGGTTCTTCTTCTTGTGCTCCTACGTTTGAATATAAATGCCCCGATTTAAATGATTGTGTTTTTTCAAAGGATGATTTTAAGGCCAACGATAAACTAGAATTTATTGATAATAAAGATAAATGTCGATTTTATGAAGGCTACACCTTTCGTAACAAGCAGGAAATGAAAATCGAACTAGGAAAGATGTGCTTATCCGAATCTTTTTCGTATAAAGTAGACAGGTCATCAAAGACTCGTTATGAAGTATCATGTGTTGTTGAAAATTGTGAGTGGAGTTTCAAATCCGCTAGTCGGCAATCTTGTGATGTTTTCTACGTTAAATCTTTTAACAACAAACATACGTGTTCTAAGACGCAGACACATCCACACATGCGTCAGGCTAACCCAATGGTTGTGGGTAGCATGTTAAAAGAACAATTTCAAAACTCTGGTCGAATTTACCGTTGCCCAGAAATAGTCAAAGATCTTAGAATAAAAGAAGGAGTCAATATAACTTATATGCAAGCGTGGCGAGGAAAAAACAATGCATTACAACTTTTGCATGGAAATTCAGCAAGTTCTTTTGCTGAACTTCCAATTTACTGCTACAATTTGGAGAAGGCTAATCCAGGAACAGTGACGCACATATTGACTGATTCGGAGGATCGTTTTGAAATGGTATTTGTCGCCCTAGGTGCCGCG ATTCGTGCCTTTGTAAGAACCTTAAGACCGGTCATTATCATAGACGCGGCCCATTTGAAAGGCGAGTTTAAAGGAACATTGTTTTTGGCTGTGGGCATGGACGGAAACAATCAGATTTTGCCTGTTGGTTACGGGATTGGTAAATCTGAAGACGGTAATTCGTGGACTTGGTTCCTTTCAAAACTTAAAGATTGTATTGGCGATCATCCAGAGTTGGCAATCATTTCTGACCGAGCACCTTCTATACAATTAGCCGTAAGGGCCGTGTTTCCACAAGCGTTTCACGGGTTGTGTTGTCGTCATTTAATGGTTAACCTTaaattacccaaaaaaaaaagggaaaacgaGTCTCTATGGTGGCAGACTTGCAAATCTTACCGGCTATCCGATTTTGAGGAATCTTTCAACGCGTTATGTGCCGCAGTTCCGAGACTAAGGAACACTCTTACGACAATTGGGTTTGAGAAGTGGTCAAGAGCACATTGTCCGGTTAAAAGATACCATTATATGACTTCTAATAGTGCCGAGTCGATGAACGCTCTATCAAAACATTCCCGAAAATTGCCGGTGACGCAACTTATTGAATTTTTCCGGCAATCTGTTCAAAAATGGTTTTATGATCGTCGCAACCAGGGAATCCATGGTGAACACTTGCTAACAGAGTGGGCTGTAAATAAGATCCAACACAAAATTGAAAACTCTAGGACTTGGACGGTCACCGGCGTTCGTGTTAACAGTTTTGAAGTTGAAGATGGTAAAAAAAGAGGGTTCGTTGATTTAGCTAACGGCACATGCACTTGTCGGGTATGGCAATTATCTGGTTTGCCATGTGGTCACGTTATTGCTGTATCAAGATTTTTAGGTGAAAGCGACTGTGGTCATTATTCCATGTCATGTTACAGTAACGAAGTTTATAAAGCAACGTATGCAGAAGAGATAAATCCTCTCCCGCATAAATCTGAGTGGGAAAAACCGGACGGTTTATTAAATCTGCAACCACCGAATATTACCAAACGTCAATCCGGTCGGCCAAAGGAAAACAAGCGAATCCTATCACGAGGGGAGGAACCCACTCCCATATTCTGTGGCCGGTACCGAAGTCACGGCCATCACCGGGAAAGTTGTAGACACCCCACATATTCCCAGAGTACCTCCCGGGGCATCTCAACGGCGCATGTACGAAGCGTAGAAGTCGAACCAGAGGATTTCCGGGATTACGTATCGCAACATACAATCCCCACGTACAATTTAGGAGAGGATTAA